The Streptococcus pantholopis genome has a segment encoding these proteins:
- a CDS encoding glycosyl hydrolase family 8 produces the protein MKRTKFRFIWFTVVLAALTAIMFYARKDSTGILQKNSYKEWQQHFVVAGQDYAYVKTSTDKDKDIVLSEAQGYGMLIAVDAAEKGQAQQEDFEKLYQYYLSHREGETQLMSWRQTVIENQVSAEANNATDGDLYIAYSLIKAAKQWPKKSDDYLQQAQAILQDILTYNYNSEQKILTVGNWATADSKFHNLVRTSDILPAQFQAFYDLTGNKDWLTIKDSMLSKLETVSQQYETGLVPDFVWVDGDTVSPAEPNDISTENDGDYSYNACRLPYNLAQSKDNKSQKIVTKMLDFFMEEDSIKAGYDLEGQPLNQYQASSFSAPVFYAANKNNDYRKLVQQNKYIFMTELSSENYYEAALVTLVALESL, from the coding sequence GTGAAGCGAACAAAATTTAGATTTATTTGGTTTACAGTAGTTTTAGCAGCCTTGACAGCTATTATGTTCTATGCCAGAAAGGACAGCACAGGTATTTTACAGAAGAACAGTTATAAGGAGTGGCAGCAGCACTTTGTTGTTGCAGGACAGGATTATGCTTATGTCAAAACAAGCACGGACAAAGACAAAGATATTGTCTTGTCCGAAGCACAGGGCTATGGTATGCTGATTGCTGTTGATGCGGCAGAAAAAGGCCAAGCGCAGCAGGAGGATTTTGAAAAACTCTATCAGTATTACCTTTCTCATAGGGAAGGAGAGACTCAGTTAATGTCCTGGCGGCAGACAGTTATTGAAAACCAAGTTAGTGCTGAAGCCAATAATGCTACAGACGGCGACCTTTATATTGCTTATTCTTTGATAAAAGCAGCGAAACAGTGGCCTAAAAAATCTGATGACTATCTGCAACAGGCACAGGCGATTTTACAAGATATTCTGACATATAATTATAACAGCGAACAAAAAATTCTGACTGTCGGCAACTGGGCAACTGCAGACAGTAAGTTTCATAATCTTGTCAGAACATCAGACATCTTACCAGCTCAGTTTCAGGCTTTTTATGACCTTACGGGCAATAAAGACTGGCTGACCATCAAAGATTCAATGCTTTCCAAATTAGAGACTGTCAGCCAACAATATGAAACCGGACTTGTTCCTGATTTTGTTTGGGTTGACGGCGATACAGTATCTCCTGCAGAGCCCAACGATATCTCAACAGAAAATGATGGGGACTATTCATACAATGCCTGTCGTCTCCCCTACAATTTAGCTCAAAGCAAGGATAATAAGAGCCAAAAAATAGTAACAAAAATGCTGGACTTCTTTATGGAGGAAGACAGTATTAAAGCAGGATATGATTTAGAAGGCCAGCCCTTAAACCAGTATCAGGCTTCCAGTTTTTCTGCTCCGGTTTTTTATGCAGCTAATAAAAATAATGATTACCGTAAGCTGGTTCAGCAGAACAAATACATTTTCATGACTGAACTCTCTTCTGAAAATTACTATGAAGCAGCTTTAGTCACTTTAGTCGCTTTAGAATCATTATAA
- a CDS encoding DUF4956 domain-containing protein, with protein MTDLFDSVYTQTTAAVEPRMLFLSLVTSLILGAALAWVYKYRTFYTKEFVATLILLPSIISLIIFLVNGSLGTSVAVAGTFSLVRFRSAAGGARELLSLFLAMAIGLTVGMGYLLLALLSTALFLIIWLLMEKFSLLNSKQTRRYLTVEVPKEKEEEIRISTVLKNSCSSSDLISVSSSKEGSYLRLDYEVDLKDGVDDYYLTNQLIHSVNRIDLSLSKKPKKKKNL; from the coding sequence ATGACAGATTTATTTGACAGTGTTTACACACAGACAACAGCAGCAGTTGAACCACGAATGCTTTTCTTATCTTTGGTAACCAGTCTTATCTTAGGAGCAGCTCTAGCCTGGGTTTACAAATATCGTACTTTTTATACGAAAGAATTCGTTGCCACTCTGATTTTACTGCCAAGTATTATCAGTTTAATTATCTTTTTGGTTAACGGCAGTTTAGGAACCAGTGTGGCGGTTGCAGGGACTTTCAGCTTGGTTCGCTTCCGTTCAGCAGCTGGAGGTGCCAGAGAATTGCTTTCACTCTTTCTGGCCATGGCAATCGGTCTGACGGTAGGTATGGGCTATCTTTTGCTGGCACTACTGTCAACGGCACTTTTTCTTATTATTTGGCTGCTTATGGAAAAATTTTCTTTGCTCAACAGCAAACAAACCAGACGGTATCTAACGGTAGAGGTACCAAAAGAAAAGGAAGAAGAAATACGAATCAGCACTGTCCTCAAGAACAGCTGCAGCAGCTCAGACCTTATTTCTGTCAGCAGTTCTAAGGAAGGCAGCTACTTGCGCTTAGATTATGAGGTTGATTTAAAAGATGGTGTGGACGATTATTATTTAACTAATCAGCTGATTCACAGTGTTAACCGCATTGACCTCTCTCTGAGTAAAAAACCTAAGAAGAAAAAGAATCTTTAA
- a CDS encoding zinc-binding alcohol dehydrogenase family protein encodes MKAAVVYQPGGPEALVVEEREKPELKEGWSLVEILGFGLNHSEIFTRQGLSPSVTFPRILGIECVGQIAETTSDDFQIGQTVISIMGEMGRDFDGSYAEYTLLPNSQIYPVESQLPLEQLVALPETYYTAYGALKNLQIKAGDTTLIRGAASGVGIAMLRLIKAKFPNNQVYGSSRSLLKEKELLQKGFDGIIVDQQNTLQTSRSFDKILELIGPASIKDSFSHINEHGIVCSNGQLGGKWYLEEFDPIMELKNNSYLTSFYSGIVSQKGIQELLDYVSQYHVDVRPEKIFSLEQIAEAHSYLESRSGLGKVIVLNQIVKDS; translated from the coding sequence ATGAAAGCAGCCGTTGTTTATCAGCCCGGCGGACCTGAAGCTCTTGTGGTAGAAGAGAGAGAGAAGCCAGAACTTAAGGAAGGCTGGAGTTTAGTTGAAATTTTAGGTTTTGGTCTCAATCATTCAGAAATTTTCACCAGGCAGGGCCTGTCTCCCAGTGTTACTTTTCCCCGCATCTTAGGGATCGAATGTGTCGGTCAAATCGCGGAAACCACATCTGATGACTTTCAGATCGGTCAGACAGTTATTTCAATTATGGGAGAAATGGGCCGGGATTTTGATGGTTCATATGCAGAATACACCCTGCTGCCAAATAGCCAAATTTACCCTGTAGAGAGCCAGCTTCCTCTGGAGCAGCTGGTCGCTTTGCCGGAGACTTATTACACTGCTTATGGAGCGCTGAAAAACCTGCAAATCAAGGCCGGTGATACCACTCTTATTCGAGGAGCTGCATCGGGAGTAGGTATTGCCATGCTGAGATTAATAAAGGCTAAGTTTCCGAATAATCAGGTTTACGGCAGCAGCCGCAGCTTATTAAAAGAAAAGGAACTTCTGCAAAAAGGTTTTGATGGTATCATTGTTGATCAGCAAAATACATTGCAGACATCACGGAGCTTTGATAAGATTTTAGAGCTGATTGGACCGGCTTCGATCAAAGACTCTTTCAGTCATATTAATGAACATGGCATTGTCTGTTCTAATGGTCAGCTTGGCGGGAAGTGGTATTTAGAAGAATTTGATCCGATTATGGAACTCAAAAACAACAGCTATCTGACCAGCTTTTATTCCGGCATTGTCAGCCAAAAAGGGATACAGGAACTGCTGGATTATGTCAGTCAATATCATGTTGATGTCCGGCCCGAAAAAATTTTTTCACTGGAGCAGATTGCTGAGGCACATAGCTATCTGGAAAGCCGCTCAGGATTAGGCAAAGTGATCGTTCTTAACCAAATTGTAAAAGACAGTTAA
- a CDS encoding cupin domain-containing protein: MAYINKIKQAQVLDLKKEVPIEEDQILSCTLVQRKDLGLTVFSLDKGQEIGRHTASGDAMVNILSGKAKITIDQDDFIVKAGETIVMPADIPHSLYAEDAFQMLLTVVKKEN, translated from the coding sequence ATGGCTTATATTAACAAAATTAAACAAGCACAGGTTCTTGATTTAAAAAAGGAAGTTCCTATAGAGGAAGATCAAATACTGTCCTGTACCTTGGTGCAGCGAAAAGATTTGGGGCTGACAGTATTTTCACTGGATAAGGGGCAGGAAATCGGACGCCACACAGCCTCAGGCGATGCAATGGTGAATATTTTAAGCGGCAAAGCTAAGATCACGATTGATCAGGATGACTTTATCGTCAAAGCCGGTGAAACGATTGTCATGCCAGCAGATATCCCCCATTCACTGTATGCAGAGGACGCTTTTCAAATGTTGCTTACTGTTGTTAAGAAAGAGAATTAA
- the wecB gene encoding non-hydrolyzing UDP-N-acetylglucosamine 2-epimerase, protein MKKVKVMLVFGTRPEAIKMAPLVHQLKKQDDFFETIVVVTGQHREMLDQVLKVFAITADYDLDIMEANQGLTDITANIFTALDPVLKESRPDLVLVHGDTTTTFAAATAAFYNQIKVGHVEAGLRTWDKYSPFPEEMNRQLTDAVADLYFAPTEESRRHLLKESRPEETIFVTGNTAVDVLSLTVKDDYRHQLLDSLSPGRKMILVTMHRRENQGKPMQQVFRALREIADSYDDIDIVYPVHLSPAVQKTAQAFLSGHDRIHLIAPLDVADFHNFAARSYFIMSDSGGVQEEAPSLGKPVLVLRDTTERPEGVLAGTLKLVGTEGQNIKKAVTELLTDSKSYQRMAQAANPYGDGDAAKRITQAIAYYFGLSANRPLDFGIKES, encoded by the coding sequence ATGAAAAAAGTAAAAGTAATGCTTGTTTTCGGAACAAGACCAGAAGCGATTAAAATGGCTCCTCTTGTACATCAGTTAAAGAAGCAGGACGATTTTTTTGAAACAATTGTCGTTGTTACCGGCCAGCACCGAGAAATGCTGGATCAGGTTTTAAAAGTCTTTGCCATCACGGCAGACTACGATTTGGATATCATGGAAGCCAATCAAGGCTTAACGGATATCACTGCTAATATTTTTACGGCTTTGGATCCTGTTTTAAAAGAAAGCAGGCCGGATCTTGTTCTGGTTCACGGAGATACCACAACAACTTTTGCTGCTGCTACAGCAGCATTTTACAATCAAATTAAAGTCGGCCATGTCGAGGCCGGACTTCGGACTTGGGACAAATATTCGCCGTTTCCTGAGGAAATGAACAGACAGCTGACTGATGCTGTAGCAGATCTTTATTTCGCTCCGACTGAAGAAAGCAGGCGGCACTTATTAAAGGAAAGCCGTCCTGAGGAGACTATATTTGTAACAGGTAATACGGCTGTTGATGTCTTGAGCCTGACTGTTAAAGACGATTACCGCCATCAGCTTTTGGACAGCCTTTCTCCTGGCCGCAAAATGATTTTGGTGACCATGCACCGGCGTGAAAATCAAGGAAAACCCATGCAGCAGGTGTTTAGGGCTCTCAGAGAGATTGCAGATTCTTACGATGATATTGATATTGTTTATCCGGTTCATCTCAGTCCAGCAGTTCAAAAAACAGCTCAGGCCTTTCTTAGCGGCCATGATAGGATTCACCTAATTGCCCCTTTAGATGTTGCTGACTTCCATAATTTTGCTGCCAGGAGCTATTTCATTATGTCTGATTCAGGCGGTGTACAGGAGGAGGCGCCTTCTCTGGGGAAACCGGTGCTTGTTTTGCGTGACACAACAGAGCGTCCTGAAGGTGTTTTGGCAGGAACCCTGAAGCTGGTTGGGACAGAAGGCCAAAATATTAAAAAAGCTGTAACAGAGCTGCTGACAGATTCAAAAAGCTATCAGCGGATGGCTCAGGCGGCTAACCCCTATGGTGATGGGGATGCTGCCAAACGCATCACACAGGCCATTGCTTATTATTTTGGTCTGTCGGCTAACCGGCCTCTTGATTTTGGAATTAAGGAGTCATAA
- a CDS encoding glycosyltransferase family 2 protein: MISQIIMIVTLVSIWFSLAWSLMTLSSATHFWLKHSNFKVNTDPLEEYPVVTIVVPAHNEDVVIAQTASAILDMNYPHDKVELLLFADNCDDNTYSECLKVEALPKYAGRDITIIDRKGTGGKAGVLNDALKMAKGDYICVYDADAMPEKNALYFLVKKVLENPDRHVAAFGRNKTRNAKQNFLTRCINQEIVVTQRIQHVGMWHLFKIGRIPGTNFIINREFVESIGGWRNGALTEDTDISFKIMQSGKLIALAYNSEAFQQEPETVKTYYMQRKRWAKGNYEVVLANFKHLFDKSNWRVKLEVFYYSCTFFWFNAAIILSDLVFLANITAMGLHLFVPDVRLPFTFDSSNIYITQLMLFNWILMILLYLLQINISLATQFGQATVRQVWLALAAYFTYAQLFIIVSIDSVISVTLDKIFRRDGTKWVKTKRFAG; this comes from the coding sequence ATGATTAGTCAGATTATTATGATTGTAACGCTGGTTTCAATCTGGTTTTCACTGGCCTGGAGTCTGATGACTCTATCTTCGGCTACACATTTTTGGCTGAAACACAGTAATTTTAAGGTTAATACTGATCCCTTAGAGGAGTATCCTGTAGTAACAATTGTTGTTCCTGCACATAATGAAGATGTCGTTATTGCACAAACAGCCAGTGCGATTTTGGATATGAACTACCCGCATGATAAAGTCGAACTTTTGCTGTTCGCAGATAATTGTGATGATAATACCTATTCAGAATGTCTGAAGGTAGAAGCACTGCCTAAGTATGCTGGCAGGGATATCACGATTATTGACCGTAAAGGGACAGGCGGCAAGGCCGGAGTTCTCAATGATGCTTTAAAAATGGCTAAAGGTGACTATATCTGTGTCTATGATGCGGATGCAATGCCTGAAAAGAATGCCCTCTATTTTTTGGTCAAGAAGGTTTTAGAAAATCCCGACCGTCATGTTGCTGCCTTTGGCCGCAATAAAACACGCAATGCTAAGCAGAATTTTTTGACACGCTGCATCAATCAGGAAATTGTCGTGACTCAGCGCATTCAGCATGTCGGTATGTGGCATCTCTTTAAAATAGGCCGTATTCCAGGCACAAATTTTATCATCAACCGTGAATTTGTGGAAAGCATCGGCGGCTGGCGCAACGGCGCCTTAACAGAAGATACGGATATCTCCTTTAAAATTATGCAGAGCGGAAAGCTGATTGCACTGGCTTATAATTCTGAAGCTTTTCAGCAGGAGCCTGAAACAGTAAAGACTTATTACATGCAGCGAAAACGCTGGGCAAAAGGCAATTATGAAGTCGTTCTGGCCAATTTTAAACACCTTTTTGATAAAAGCAATTGGCGGGTAAAATTGGAAGTCTTTTACTATTCTTGTACTTTCTTCTGGTTCAATGCCGCCATTATTTTATCTGACCTTGTTTTTCTGGCTAATATTACAGCTATGGGACTTCATCTGTTTGTTCCAGATGTTCGTCTGCCTTTTACCTTTGATTCAAGTAATATCTATATTACCCAGCTGATGCTGTTTAATTGGATACTGATGATTTTACTTTATCTTTTACAAATTAATATTTCCTTAGCTACACAGTTTGGACAGGCAACAGTCAGACAGGTGTGGCTGGCTCTGGCTGCCTATTTTACCTATGCGCAGCTGTTCATTATAGTCTCTATTGATTCCGTTATTTCGGTAACTCTTGATAAGATTTTCCGGCGTGATGGGACTAAATGGGTTAAAACAAAACGATTTGCAGGTTAG
- a CDS encoding zinc ABC transporter substrate-binding protein AdcA, with protein MKKQLVWLLSFVSLFLIGSAVSVRAVFADEKLNLVTTFYPVHEFTKAVVGDEGKVTMLIKAGTEPHDFEPTTKNVTTISDADVFVYLDENMETWVPDVKKSLDLDKQTVIKATGDMLLMAGSEEGEEEGHEGHSHAYDPHVWLSPKRAVTLVENIRDSLIKKYPDKSAVFTDNAAAYIEKLKSLDQDYTEALSQAKQTSFVTQHAAFGYLALDYGLEQIPITGVSAETEPSAKRLASLTKYVKKYDIKYIYFEENASSKVAKTLADEVGVKTQVLNPLESLSKKQIEAGEDYFSIMQANLKALRLTTDVSGKTIKAEKDTEKTVANGYFDDDDVTNRSLKNWQGEWQSVYPYLTDGTLDEVWDYKAKANKDMSAQEYKAYYTTGYQTDVEKITIDGKKKTITFQQNGQEHTYTYKYKGYEILTYKKGNRGVRYLFEATDDNAGEFKYVQFSDHGITSQKAEHFHLYWGGESQEKLLEELENWPTYYPADLSGREIAQEIIAH; from the coding sequence ATGAAAAAGCAATTGGTATGGCTGCTGAGTTTCGTCAGCTTGTTTTTAATCGGTTCAGCAGTATCAGTCAGAGCTGTTTTTGCAGATGAAAAACTGAATCTTGTGACAACTTTTTATCCTGTCCATGAGTTTACTAAAGCTGTTGTAGGAGATGAGGGGAAGGTTACAATGTTGATTAAAGCAGGTACAGAGCCGCATGACTTTGAACCGACCACCAAAAATGTGACAACTATCTCTGATGCAGATGTTTTCGTTTATTTGGATGAGAATATGGAGACTTGGGTACCAGATGTCAAAAAATCTTTAGATTTAGATAAGCAGACCGTTATCAAGGCGACCGGAGATATGCTGCTTATGGCAGGCAGTGAAGAAGGTGAAGAAGAAGGACATGAGGGACACTCTCACGCATACGATCCGCATGTCTGGCTCTCACCAAAGCGGGCTGTAACTCTTGTGGAGAATATCCGCGACAGCTTAATTAAAAAATATCCGGATAAGAGCGCTGTTTTTACTGACAATGCTGCAGCCTATATTGAAAAACTTAAGAGCTTAGACCAAGATTATACGGAAGCTCTATCGCAGGCTAAACAAACGAGTTTTGTAACCCAGCATGCTGCTTTTGGCTATTTAGCATTAGATTACGGTCTGGAACAAATCCCTATTACCGGTGTTTCAGCTGAGACTGAACCCAGCGCTAAACGTCTGGCCAGCTTGACAAAATATGTTAAAAAGTACGATATCAAATATATTTATTTTGAGGAAAATGCTTCCAGCAAGGTTGCAAAAACATTAGCTGATGAAGTCGGAGTTAAAACTCAAGTGCTCAATCCTCTGGAAAGTTTGAGTAAGAAACAAATCGAAGCAGGAGAAGACTATTTTTCTATTATGCAGGCCAATCTCAAAGCTCTGCGATTAACAACAGATGTTTCCGGCAAGACCATTAAGGCCGAAAAGGATACTGAAAAAACAGTGGCCAACGGCTACTTTGATGATGATGATGTAACCAACCGTTCTCTTAAGAACTGGCAAGGTGAATGGCAGTCTGTCTACCCTTATTTGACAGATGGTACACTGGATGAAGTATGGGATTATAAGGCAAAGGCAAATAAAGATATGTCTGCCCAAGAGTATAAAGCTTACTATACAACCGGCTATCAGACTGATGTTGAAAAAATCACAATTGATGGCAAGAAAAAAACAATCACTTTCCAGCAAAACGGTCAAGAACACACTTATACCTATAAATATAAAGGATATGAGATTTTGACTTATAAAAAGGGAAACAGAGGCGTGCGTTATCTTTTTGAAGCAACAGACGATAATGCAGGAGAATTCAAATATGTCCAATTCAGCGACCATGGCATCACCAGTCAAAAAGCGGAGCACTTCCACCTCTACTGGGGCGGAGAAAGTCAAGAAAAGCTGCTGGAAGAGCTGGAAAACTGGCCGACATATTATCCGGCAGATTTAAGCGGCCGGGAAATCGCTCAGGAAATTATAGCACACTAA
- a CDS encoding acetate kinase has product MKINLSQMVRYHDGQITSRSLSKKLGLSNPIMIYSLDKGETISSENSLRTKIIQVLDGRLEVALADKTAQILSKQDLMVIQKNQTHAFKAIQRSQFLQIEL; this is encoded by the coding sequence ATGAAAATTAATCTCAGTCAGATGGTTCGCTACCATGATGGTCAAATTACCAGCCGCTCTTTATCAAAAAAACTGGGTCTTAGCAATCCGATAATGATTTATTCACTGGATAAAGGAGAGACAATAAGCAGTGAAAACAGTCTGCGAACAAAAATTATTCAGGTTTTAGATGGCCGTTTAGAGGTGGCACTTGCTGATAAAACTGCGCAGATTTTATCCAAACAGGATTTAATGGTTATTCAGAAGAATCAGACTCACGCTTTTAAAGCCATACAAAGAAGCCAATTTTTACAGATAGAATTATAG
- a CDS encoding C69 family dipeptidase, producing the protein MGCTTILVGKKASYDGSALIARTEDSQKGSFCPKAFKLIQPKDQPAEYQSVLSSFRLPLTEVPLSYTSVPNALADEGIWGEAGINEANVAMSATETITSNARVLGADPLVASGIGEEDMLTLVLPYIRSAREGVERLGALLEKYGTYEANGVAFADLNEIWWLETVGGHHWIARRVPDDSYVTNPNQLGIDYFEFNNPKDYLYASDLRRFIENHHLDLTYTHEHFNPRYAFGSQSDKDRRYNTPRSWIIQRFLNPDIQQDPQSFFLPWCQKPYRKITIEDIKYVLSSHYQDTIYDPYSSAGSQTSQRLFRPIGINRTSQTAILQLRPDQPQETSGIQWLSYGSMPFNTMVPFFTQVSTTPAYFAETGEKVTTDSFYWTNRLIAALADSHYQEHEETIMAYVEKTMAQGHAMINKVDCALANGRSVDFEAENQAMSDFVEEATQNLLSQILFKASELMTNRFSASD; encoded by the coding sequence ATGGGCTGTACAACAATTTTAGTGGGGAAGAAGGCAAGCTACGATGGCTCTGCCCTGATTGCCAGAACAGAGGATTCACAAAAGGGTAGTTTTTGCCCAAAAGCATTCAAGCTTATTCAGCCAAAGGATCAGCCTGCTGAATACCAGTCAGTTTTGTCATCATTTAGGCTGCCCTTGACCGAGGTGCCTCTGAGCTATACCTCTGTGCCAAATGCTCTTGCTGATGAAGGCATTTGGGGAGAAGCTGGGATTAATGAAGCGAATGTTGCCATGAGCGCAACTGAAACAATTACCAGCAATGCGCGTGTGCTAGGTGCTGATCCTCTGGTTGCCTCTGGTATCGGAGAAGAAGATATGCTAACCTTAGTCTTGCCTTATATCCGATCAGCAAGAGAAGGGGTGGAGCGTCTGGGAGCCTTACTTGAAAAATACGGCACTTACGAGGCCAATGGTGTAGCCTTTGCCGATCTTAATGAGATTTGGTGGCTGGAAACCGTCGGAGGCCATCACTGGATTGCCCGCCGTGTGCCGGATGACTCTTATGTGACGAATCCTAACCAGCTGGGAATAGATTATTTCGAGTTTAATAATCCTAAAGACTATCTCTATGCCAGTGATTTACGCCGATTTATTGAAAACCATCATTTGGACTTGACCTATACCCATGAGCATTTTAATCCGCGCTATGCTTTTGGCAGTCAAAGTGATAAAGACCGCCGTTATAATACACCGCGCTCATGGATTATTCAGCGTTTTTTAAATCCCGACATCCAGCAAGATCCTCAGTCTTTTTTCCTCCCTTGGTGTCAAAAACCTTATCGTAAAATAACGATAGAAGATATCAAATATGTCTTAAGCAGCCATTATCAGGATACCATTTACGATCCATACAGTTCTGCAGGCAGCCAGACGAGCCAGCGTCTTTTTCGTCCAATCGGGATTAACCGGACCAGTCAAACTGCTATCCTGCAGCTGCGTCCTGATCAGCCTCAGGAAACAAGCGGTATTCAGTGGCTGAGCTATGGCTCGATGCCATTTAATACCATGGTTCCTTTTTTCACTCAGGTAAGCACAACACCAGCTTATTTTGCAGAAACAGGAGAGAAAGTGACCACTGATAGTTTTTATTGGACTAATCGACTGATTGCTGCTCTGGCAGACAGCCACTATCAGGAGCATGAAGAGACTATTATGGCTTATGTAGAGAAAACTATGGCACAAGGGCATGCCATGATTAATAAGGTTGATTGTGCTTTGGCTAATGGCCGCTCTGTCGATTTTGAAGCTGAAAACCAAGCAATGAGCGACTTTGTCGAAGAGGCTACTCAAAACCTGCTTAGTCAAATCCTTTTTAAAGCCAGCGAATTGATGACTAATCGCTTTTCTGCCAGCGATTAA
- a CDS encoding polyphosphate polymerase domain-containing protein — MVKELETSFKRIETKYIVDAENVSALLTDLKEYLVEDDFPRSTISNIYFDNQDFQVIRDSIDKKNGREKIRMRTYADNPTATSRVFLELKKKDAEGIGHKYRIASDLSSVLRFMEDGRTTNATVDDKELINELTALKERYTDLMPKMYIYYERYSLKEKHSIEGYPQTKVRVTIDQNLIYRDYDVTMLTEHYGRDLVGEGKVIMEIKAPGEQPEWLQEILKKHQLEPASFSKYGTAYRKSQGILQ, encoded by the coding sequence ATGGTTAAAGAACTTGAAACCAGTTTTAAACGTATTGAAACAAAATATATTGTAGACGCAGAAAATGTTTCTGCCTTGCTAACTGATTTGAAAGAATATCTAGTCGAAGATGATTTTCCCAGATCCACTATTTCCAATATCTATTTTGATAATCAGGATTTTCAAGTTATACGTGATTCTATAGACAAAAAAAACGGCCGCGAAAAAATTCGGATGCGCACATATGCGGATAATCCAACAGCAACCAGCCGCGTTTTCCTTGAACTGAAGAAAAAAGATGCTGAAGGTATCGGTCACAAGTACCGCATCGCATCAGACTTATCTTCGGTTCTTCGGTTCATGGAAGATGGGAGAACAACCAATGCAACGGTTGACGACAAAGAGCTCATTAATGAGCTGACGGCTTTAAAAGAACGTTACACTGACTTGATGCCCAAAATGTATATCTATTATGAGCGCTATTCTTTAAAAGAAAAACACTCTATTGAAGGCTATCCTCAAACAAAAGTTCGGGTTACAATTGATCAGAATTTAATTTACCGCGACTATGATGTCACCATGCTGACAGAACATTATGGGAGAGATTTAGTCGGGGAAGGGAAAGTGATTATGGAAATTAAGGCACCTGGTGAACAGCCGGAATGGCTTCAGGAAATTTTAAAAAAACATCAGCTTGAACCGGCTTCTTTTTCAAAATACGGCACAGCTTACCGCAAGTCTCAAGGAATTTTGCAATAG